A genomic stretch from Mycobacterium malmoense includes:
- a CDS encoding endonuclease domain-containing protein: MGKRPFIGSEALTAGIVSWHELGNYYTAIMPNVYLDKRVQPSLRQRIVAAWLWSGRNAVVAGAAASALHGAKWVDADALVELIWRNARAPRGVKTRADLLLDGEFQLLSGLGVTTKERTAFDLTRRGTLGQAVARLDALANATDFKVNDVRELAGRHPHTRGLRQLDKVLDLVDAGAQSPKETWLRLLLINAGFPRPSTQIPVLGVDGYPRYFLDMGWEDIMLAVEYDGEQHRVSRDRFVRDVERLEYLQRIGWTHIRVLAGQQDYDVIRRVRRAWNALTR, from the coding sequence GTGGGGAAGCGGCCGTTCATCGGCAGCGAGGCACTGACGGCGGGGATTGTCAGCTGGCATGAGCTGGGCAACTACTACACCGCGATCATGCCGAACGTCTATCTGGACAAGCGCGTCCAGCCGTCGCTGCGGCAACGCATTGTCGCGGCGTGGCTGTGGTCGGGCCGGAATGCGGTGGTCGCGGGCGCCGCGGCATCAGCGCTGCACGGCGCGAAGTGGGTCGATGCCGACGCATTGGTGGAATTGATCTGGCGCAACGCCAGGGCGCCGAGGGGTGTCAAGACCAGGGCTGACCTGTTGCTCGACGGCGAATTTCAGCTCCTCAGCGGCCTCGGTGTGACCACCAAGGAGCGCACGGCCTTCGACCTCACCAGGCGCGGAACCCTGGGTCAGGCGGTCGCCCGACTCGATGCGCTCGCTAATGCCACCGACTTCAAGGTCAACGACGTTAGGGAACTCGCCGGCCGACATCCCCACACCCGCGGGCTGCGCCAACTGGACAAGGTTTTGGATCTCGTCGACGCAGGCGCCCAATCGCCGAAGGAGACCTGGCTGCGGCTTTTGTTGATCAACGCCGGCTTCCCGCGGCCATCCACCCAGATCCCTGTCTTGGGGGTCGACGGCTATCCGCGGTACTTCCTCGACATGGGGTGGGAGGACATCATGCTGGCCGTCGAGTACGACGGCGAGCAACATCGGGTCAGCCGCGATCGGTTCGTGAGAGACGTCGAGCGCCTGGAGTACCTCCAGCGGATCGGCTGGACCCACATCAGGGTGCTGGCAGGGCAACAGGACTACGACGTGATCCGCCGGGTTCGGCGGGCCTGGAACGCGTTGACGCGATGA
- a CDS encoding SGNH/GDSL hydrolase family protein, whose amino-acid sequence MPRRSTIALATAGALASTGTAYLGARNLLVGQATHARTVIPKSWDIPPRADGVYTRGGRPVARWRRGMPADLHLMIFGDSTATGYGCVNAEEVPGVLIARGLAERTGKLVRLSTKAIVGATSKGLCGQVDAMFIAGPPPDAAVIMAGANDVTALNGISQSAQRLALSVRKLRARSAVVVVGTCPDLGVITAIPQPLRSLAHERCLQLARAQTAAVRAAGGVPVSMAQLLAPQFRASPELMFSADGYHPSATAYALAAEALLLALCDALGEKVERPVADPAPSAAPALGQRHTRLSVMSRLWRRPVPAPSSSGPIGTD is encoded by the coding sequence GTGCCGCGTCGTTCGACGATCGCCCTGGCCACAGCGGGTGCGCTCGCCTCGACGGGTACGGCCTACCTGGGGGCGCGCAATCTGCTCGTCGGCCAGGCGACGCACGCGCGCACCGTCATCCCGAAGTCCTGGGACATCCCGCCCCGCGCCGACGGCGTGTACACCCGAGGCGGCCGTCCGGTGGCACGATGGCGGCGCGGCATGCCCGCCGACCTGCACCTGATGATCTTCGGCGACTCGACGGCCACCGGATATGGATGCGTCAACGCCGAGGAAGTACCGGGAGTGCTGATCGCGCGCGGCCTCGCCGAGCGGACCGGCAAGCTTGTCCGGCTGAGCACCAAGGCCATCGTCGGCGCCACGTCGAAGGGCCTGTGCGGCCAGGTCGACGCGATGTTTATCGCGGGACCGCCGCCGGATGCGGCGGTGATCATGGCCGGGGCCAACGACGTGACGGCGCTCAACGGCATCAGCCAGTCGGCGCAACGGCTGGCGTTGAGCGTCCGCAAATTGCGGGCTCGCAGCGCGGTAGTGGTGGTCGGCACCTGCCCCGACCTGGGGGTGATCACCGCCATCCCCCAGCCACTTCGCTCCCTGGCACACGAGCGCTGCCTTCAGCTTGCCCGCGCCCAGACCGCTGCGGTGCGGGCGGCCGGCGGTGTGCCCGTCTCGATGGCCCAACTGCTGGCACCCCAGTTCCGGGCCTCGCCCGAGCTGATGTTTTCCGCCGACGGTTACCACCCCTCCGCGACCGCGTACGCGCTGGCCGCCGAAGCGCTGCTGCTGGCGCTGTGCGACGCGCTGGGCGAAAAGGTCGAGCGCCCGGTGGCCGACCCGGCACCGTCGGCCGCGCCGGCGCTCGGTCAGCGCCACACGCGACTCAGCGTGATGTCGCGGCTGTGGCGGCGCCCGGTGCCCGCCCCGTCGTCGTCGGGCCCGATCGGTACCGACTAG
- a CDS encoding RDD family protein — protein MTDQPPPGESHLPPPPPGGSYPPPPPSSGGYAPPPPGPAIRTLPTESYTPWITRVLAFVIDILPYVVIHGIGVVILEATQQSSCVTDVTQYAVNQYCVSQYSTVGELAHGLAWLLALAYLVWDYGYRQGTTGSSLGKSVMRAKVVSEVTGKPLGFGMSVVRQLAHFVDAIICFIGFLFPLWDAKRQTLADKIMTTVVLPIEQA, from the coding sequence ATGACCGATCAACCGCCGCCCGGCGAGTCCCACCTACCGCCCCCGCCGCCTGGCGGTTCCTACCCTCCGCCCCCTCCGTCGTCGGGTGGCTATGCGCCGCCGCCGCCCGGGCCGGCGATCCGTACCCTGCCGACGGAGTCCTACACGCCGTGGATCACCAGGGTGCTGGCGTTCGTCATCGACATCCTGCCCTACGTCGTCATACACGGCATCGGCGTCGTGATCTTGGAGGCCACCCAGCAGTCGTCTTGCGTCACCGATGTCACGCAATACGCCGTCAACCAGTACTGCGTTTCTCAGTACTCGACGGTCGGCGAATTGGCACACGGATTGGCCTGGCTGCTGGCGTTGGCCTACCTGGTGTGGGACTACGGCTACCGCCAGGGCACCACCGGATCGAGCCTCGGCAAATCGGTGATGAGGGCCAAGGTGGTCAGTGAGGTCACCGGCAAGCCGCTCGGTTTCGGGATGTCCGTGGTCCGCCAGCTCGCGCACTTCGTCGACGCGATCATCTGCTTCATCGGTTTCCTGTTCCCGCTGTGGGACGCCAAGCGGCAGACGCTGGCCGACAAGATCATGACGACGGTCGTCCTGCCGATCGAACAGGCCTGA
- a CDS encoding cystathionine beta-synthase translates to MRIAQHISDLIGGTPLVRLNSVVPDGAGTVAAKVEYLNPGGSSKDRIAVRMIDAAEASGQLRPGGTIVEPTSGNTGVGLALVAQHRGYKCVFVCPDKVSEDKRNVLLAYGAEVVVCPTAVPPDHPDSYYSVSNRLVMEIDGAWKPDQYANPEGPASHHETTGPEVWADTGGKVTHFVAGIGTGGTITGAGRYLKEVSGGRVHIIGADPEGSVYSGGSGRPYLVEGVGEDFWPAAYDPTVPDRIIAVSDSDSFNMTRRLAREEALLVGGSCGMAVVAAVKIAEEAGPDALVVVLLPDGGRGYMSKIFNDAWMSSYGFLRSRLDGSTEESTVGDVLRRKSGALPDLVHTHPSETVRDAIGILREYGVSQMPVVGAEPPVMAGEVAGSVSERELLSAVFEGRAKLADAVSQHMSPPLPMIGAGELVSAAGKALRDWDALMVVEKGKPIGVITRYDLLGFLSEGPRRR, encoded by the coding sequence ATGCGGATCGCGCAGCACATCAGTGACCTCATCGGCGGCACGCCGCTGGTTCGGTTGAACTCCGTCGTCCCCGACGGCGCCGGCACCGTGGCGGCCAAGGTCGAATACCTCAACCCCGGTGGCAGCTCGAAGGACCGGATCGCGGTGCGGATGATCGACGCCGCCGAGGCCAGCGGGCAGCTCAGGCCCGGCGGCACCATCGTCGAACCCACGTCGGGCAACACCGGCGTCGGCCTGGCCCTGGTTGCCCAGCATCGCGGGTACAAGTGCGTGTTCGTCTGCCCCGACAAGGTCAGCGAGGACAAGCGCAACGTGCTGCTCGCCTACGGCGCGGAGGTCGTCGTGTGCCCGACAGCGGTGCCGCCCGATCACCCGGACAGCTACTACAGCGTCTCCAACCGGCTCGTCATGGAGATCGACGGCGCGTGGAAGCCCGACCAGTACGCGAACCCGGAAGGCCCGGCCAGCCACCACGAGACCACTGGCCCGGAGGTCTGGGCCGACACCGGCGGCAAGGTCACCCACTTCGTCGCCGGCATCGGCACCGGCGGGACGATCACCGGCGCGGGCCGCTACCTCAAGGAGGTATCGGGAGGGCGGGTGCACATCATCGGCGCCGACCCGGAAGGTTCCGTCTATTCGGGGGGCAGCGGCCGGCCCTACTTGGTCGAGGGCGTCGGCGAGGATTTCTGGCCCGCGGCCTACGACCCGACGGTGCCCGACCGGATCATCGCGGTGTCCGACTCCGACTCGTTCAACATGACCAGGCGGCTGGCCCGCGAGGAGGCGCTGCTGGTCGGCGGGTCCTGCGGGATGGCGGTGGTCGCCGCGGTGAAAATCGCCGAGGAAGCCGGGCCCGACGCGTTGGTGGTTGTCTTGCTGCCCGACGGCGGCCGCGGCTACATGTCGAAGATCTTCAACGACGCGTGGATGTCGTCGTACGGCTTCCTGCGCAGCCGGCTCGACGGGTCGACCGAGGAATCTACGGTCGGCGACGTGCTGCGCCGCAAGTCGGGCGCGCTGCCCGACCTGGTGCACACCCATCCGTCGGAGACGGTGCGCGACGCCATCGGCATCCTGCGTGAGTACGGGGTGTCCCAGATGCCCGTCGTCGGGGCCGAGCCGCCGGTGATGGCGGGAGAGGTCGCCGGCAGCGTTTCCGAACGCGAACTGCTCTCGGCCGTCTTCGAGGGCCGGGCCAAATTGGCCGACGCCGTCTCCCAGCACATGAGCCCGCCGCTGCCCATGATCGGGGCCGGTGAACTGGTCAGCGCGGCCGGCAAGGCGTTGCGCGACTGGGATGCCTTGATGGTGGTGGAGAAGGGCAAGCCGATCGGCGTCATCACCCGCTACGACCTGCTGGGCTTCCTGTCGGAGGGGCCGCGCCGCCGTTAG
- a CDS encoding cystathionine gamma-synthase — protein MSEDRKGHRGFTGLATKAIHAGYRPDPATGAVNAPIYASSTFAQDGVGGLRGGFEYARTGNPTRAALEASLAAVEEGAFGRAFSSGMAAADCALRAMLRPGDHVVIPNDAYGGTFRLIDKVFTRWNVEYTPVALSDLDAVAAAITPRTRLVWVETPTNPLLSIADIAALAELGRDSSSKVLVDNTFASPALQQPLTLGADVVLHSTTKYIGGHSDVVGGALVTNDPELDEAFAFLQNGAGAVPGPFDAYLTMRGLKTLALRMQRHSENASAVAEFLAGHPSVSTVLYPGLPGHPGHEIAARQMRDFGGMISVRMRGGRRAAQDLCAGTEVFILAESLGGVESLIEHPSAMTHASTAGSQLEVPDDLVRLSVGIEDVADLLADLERALG, from the coding sequence ATGAGCGAGGACCGTAAGGGACACCGAGGGTTTACCGGGCTGGCCACCAAAGCCATTCACGCCGGCTACCGTCCGGATCCGGCGACCGGGGCGGTGAACGCCCCGATCTACGCCAGCAGCACGTTCGCCCAGGACGGCGTCGGCGGCCTGCGCGGCGGCTTCGAATACGCGCGCACCGGCAACCCGACCCGGGCCGCGCTCGAGGCCTCGCTGGCGGCCGTCGAAGAGGGCGCCTTCGGGCGGGCGTTCAGTTCGGGGATGGCCGCCGCCGACTGTGCCCTGCGGGCAATGCTGCGGCCCGGCGACCACGTGGTGATCCCCAACGACGCCTATGGCGGCACGTTCCGGCTCATCGACAAGGTGTTCACCCGGTGGAACGTCGAGTACACGCCGGTGGCGCTGTCCGACCTGGACGCCGTGGCCGCCGCGATCACGCCGCGGACCCGGCTGGTTTGGGTGGAGACACCGACCAACCCGCTGCTGTCCATCGCCGATATCGCCGCCCTGGCCGAACTCGGCCGGGACAGCTCCTCAAAAGTGTTGGTGGACAACACTTTTGCGTCGCCCGCGCTGCAGCAGCCGTTGACGCTGGGCGCCGATGTCGTGCTGCACTCGACCACGAAATACATTGGCGGCCACTCCGATGTGGTGGGCGGCGCGCTGGTCACCAACGACCCGGAGCTGGACGAGGCCTTCGCCTTCCTGCAGAACGGGGCCGGCGCGGTGCCGGGCCCGTTCGACGCCTACCTGACGATGCGCGGCCTGAAGACCCTGGCGCTGCGGATGCAGCGACACAGCGAAAACGCCTCGGCCGTAGCGGAATTCCTCGCCGGACACCCCTCGGTGAGCACGGTGTTGTATCCGGGTCTGCCCGGCCATCCCGGGCACGAGATCGCCGCGCGGCAGATGCGCGACTTCGGCGGCATGATTTCGGTGCGCATGCGGGGCGGCCGGCGGGCCGCCCAGGACCTGTGCGCCGGAACCGAAGTGTTCATCCTGGCCGAATCGCTGGGTGGGGTCGAGTCGCTGATCGAGCACCCCAGCGCCATGACGCACGCGTCGACGGCCGGTTCGCAACTCGAAGTGCCCGACGACCTGGTGCGGCTTTCGGTGGGCATCGAGGATGTCGCCGACCTGCTGGCCGACCTCGAACGGGCGCTCGGCTAA
- a CDS encoding enoyl-CoA hydratase/isomerase family protein, whose product MTGESDEVLTRVDGGIGLITLNRPKAINSLNQQMVDALSAILTRWENDDAVGAVVLSGAGERGLCAGGDVVAVYHSARKDGVEARRFWRDEYLLNGRIGRFGKPYVALMDGIVMGGGVGVSGHANTRVVTDTSKVAMPEVGIGFIPDVGGAFLLSRAPGGLGLYAALTGAPFSGADAIAMGFADHYVPHSELDAFTAAIVADGVETALARHAVEPPTSPLAAQRDWIDECFAKDTAEGIVAALRAHDAGPAREAADLITTRSPIAVSVTLEAVRRAAKLGTLEDVLIQDYRVSSASVRSHDLVEGIRAQLIDKDRNPKWSPATLAEIATADVEAYFAPVDDDLSF is encoded by the coding sequence GTGACTGGGGAATCCGACGAGGTATTGACCCGCGTCGACGGTGGTATCGGCCTGATCACGCTCAACCGCCCCAAGGCGATCAACTCGCTGAATCAGCAGATGGTGGACGCGCTGAGCGCAATCCTCACCCGGTGGGAGAACGACGACGCGGTGGGGGCCGTGGTGCTGTCCGGAGCGGGCGAACGCGGGCTGTGCGCCGGCGGCGACGTGGTGGCCGTCTACCACAGTGCCCGTAAAGACGGGGTCGAGGCGCGGCGGTTCTGGCGCGACGAGTACCTGCTCAACGGGCGGATCGGCCGGTTCGGCAAGCCGTACGTGGCGTTGATGGACGGCATCGTGATGGGCGGCGGTGTCGGGGTCAGCGGCCACGCGAACACCAGGGTGGTCACCGACACCTCGAAGGTCGCGATGCCCGAGGTGGGCATCGGGTTCATCCCCGACGTCGGCGGGGCGTTTTTGCTGTCTCGCGCGCCGGGCGGGCTGGGGCTGTACGCCGCGCTGACCGGGGCGCCGTTTTCCGGCGCCGACGCCATCGCAATGGGATTCGCCGACCACTACGTGCCGCATAGCGAACTCGACGCGTTCACCGCGGCGATCGTCGCCGACGGCGTGGAGACCGCGCTGGCCCGTCATGCCGTCGAACCCCCAACGAGCCCCCTTGCCGCACAACGTGATTGGATCGACGAGTGCTTTGCCAAGGACACCGCCGAAGGCATCGTCGCCGCCCTGCGGGCACATGACGCGGGACCCGCCCGGGAGGCCGCCGACCTGATCACCACCCGCTCCCCCATCGCCGTGTCCGTGACGCTGGAAGCGGTGCGCCGCGCCGCCAAGCTGGGCACACTGGAAGACGTTCTGATTCAGGACTATCGGGTGTCGAGCGCGTCGGTGCGCTCGCACGACCTGGTGGAGGGCATCCGTGCGCAGCTCATCGACAAGGATCGCAATCCGAAGTGGTCGCCGGCGACGCTGGCCGAAATCGCCACGGCCGACGTCGAGGCGTATTTCGCGCCGGTCGACGACGACCTGAGTTTCTAG
- a CDS encoding acetyl-CoA C-acetyltransferase translates to MPEAVIVSTARSPIGRAMKGSLVSMRPDDLAAQMVRAALDKVPALNPHQIDDLILGCGLPGGESGFNMGRVVAVELGYDFLPGTTVNRYCSSSLQTTRMAFHAIKAGEGDAFISAGVETVSRFGKGNSDSWPDTKNPLFEEAQERSTAAAAGADEWHDPRVDGNIPDVYIAMGQTAENVAILTGITREEQDRWGVRSQNRAEEAIKSGFFEREITPVTLPDGSTVSTDDGPRPGTTYEKVSELKPVFRPNGTVTAGNACPLNDGAAALVITSDTKAKELGLTPLARIVSTGVSGLSPEIMGLGPIEASKKALERAGMSINDIDLYEINEAFAVQVLGSARELGMDEDKLNVSGGAIALGHPFGMTGARIATTLLNNLQTHDKTFGLETMCVGGGQGMAMIIERLS, encoded by the coding sequence ATGCCCGAAGCCGTCATCGTCTCAACCGCGCGCTCGCCGATCGGCCGCGCCATGAAGGGGTCGCTGGTCAGCATGCGGCCCGACGACCTGGCCGCGCAGATGGTGCGCGCCGCGCTGGACAAGGTGCCCGCGCTGAACCCGCACCAGATCGACGACCTCATCCTGGGCTGCGGCCTGCCCGGCGGCGAGTCCGGCTTCAACATGGGGCGCGTCGTCGCCGTCGAACTCGGCTACGACTTCCTGCCGGGCACCACGGTCAACCGGTACTGCTCGTCGTCGCTGCAGACCACGCGGATGGCCTTTCACGCGATCAAGGCCGGCGAGGGTGATGCGTTCATCTCGGCGGGCGTGGAGACCGTGTCGCGGTTCGGAAAGGGCAACTCCGATTCGTGGCCGGACACCAAGAACCCGTTGTTCGAGGAGGCCCAGGAGCGCTCCACGGCCGCCGCAGCGGGCGCCGACGAATGGCACGATCCCCGCGTTGATGGGAACATCCCCGACGTCTACATCGCGATGGGCCAGACCGCCGAGAACGTCGCCATCCTGACCGGCATCACCCGCGAGGAGCAGGACCGCTGGGGAGTGCGCAGCCAGAACCGTGCCGAGGAGGCCATCAAGAGCGGGTTCTTCGAGCGCGAGATCACCCCGGTGACCCTGCCCGATGGAAGCACCGTCAGTACCGATGATGGCCCCCGTCCGGGCACCACCTACGAGAAGGTCTCCGAGCTCAAACCGGTGTTCCGGCCCAACGGCACCGTGACCGCGGGGAACGCGTGCCCTTTGAACGACGGCGCCGCCGCGCTGGTGATCACCAGCGACACGAAGGCCAAGGAATTGGGGTTAACTCCGCTGGCGCGCATCGTGTCCACCGGGGTCAGCGGCCTGTCGCCGGAGATCATGGGTTTGGGCCCGATCGAGGCGTCCAAGAAGGCGCTGGAGAGGGCCGGCATGTCGATCAACGACATCGACCTGTACGAGATCAACGAGGCTTTCGCGGTGCAGGTGCTGGGCTCGGCCCGCGAGCTGGGCATGGACGAGGACAAGCTGAATGTCTCCGGTGGGGCGATCGCCCTGGGCCACCCGTTCGGCATGACGGGAGCACGCATCGCCACCACGCTGCTGAACAACCTGCAGACCCACGACAAGACGTTCGGTTTGGAGACGATGTGCGTCGGCGGCGGCCAGGGCATGGCGATGATCATCGAACGGCTCTCCTAA
- the greA gene encoding transcription elongation factor GreA, giving the protein MTDTQVTWLTQESHDRLKAELDQLIANRPVIAAEINDRREEGDLRENGGYHAAREEQGQQEARIRQLQDLLNNAKVGEAPKQSGVALPGSVVKVYYNGDKSDTETFLIATRQEGVNDGKLEVYSPNSPLGGALIDAKVGETRSYTVPNGNTVEVTLVSAEPYHS; this is encoded by the coding sequence ATGACGGATACTCAGGTGACCTGGCTGACCCAGGAGTCACATGACCGACTCAAGGCCGAGCTCGACCAGTTGATCGCGAATCGTCCGGTCATCGCCGCGGAAATCAACGACCGTCGCGAGGAGGGAGACCTCCGCGAGAACGGCGGGTACCACGCCGCCCGGGAAGAGCAGGGCCAGCAAGAGGCCCGCATCCGCCAGCTGCAGGACCTGCTGAACAACGCCAAGGTCGGCGAGGCGCCCAAGCAGTCCGGCGTCGCGCTGCCCGGTTCGGTGGTCAAGGTCTACTACAACGGCGACAAGTCGGACACCGAGACGTTTTTGATCGCCACCCGGCAGGAGGGGGTCAACGACGGCAAGCTCGAGGTGTACTCGCCGAACTCCCCGCTGGGCGGCGCCCTGATCGACGCCAAGGTGGGCGAGACCCGCAGCTACACGGTGCCCAACGGCAACACCGTCGAGGTCACGCTGGTCAGCGCGGAGCCATACCACTCCTAG
- a CDS encoding alpha/beta hydrolase has product MTAPSKVSGSPRNAIRPHEVLKARRVEARRFATSDGAPVEVLESGPSVAARVANLASRLTIRPVLAVGSYVPNLPWPWSLIDVAARVLLPVSATVRETVNLRNASAQLVRAPGVLPADGTRRVVVYLHGGAFLTCGANSHGRLVEALSKFADSPVLVVNYRLLPKHSVGMALNDCHDAYRWLRERGYEPDQIVLAGDSAGGYLALALAQRLQEEGEEPAALVAISPLLQLAKECKQAHPNIKSDALFPAKAFDALVELVASAAEKNKVDGKPEEVYEPLEHIKPGLPRTLIHVSGSEVLLHDAQLAASRLAAVGVPAEVRVWPGQVHDFQLAAPLVPEAIRSLRQIGEYIREATG; this is encoded by the coding sequence ATGACCGCACCGAGCAAGGTATCCGGTTCGCCCCGGAATGCCATTCGCCCACACGAGGTCCTCAAGGCACGTAGAGTTGAGGCACGCAGATTTGCAACCAGCGACGGCGCACCGGTCGAGGTCCTCGAATCGGGGCCCAGCGTTGCTGCACGAGTAGCCAATCTGGCGTCGCGACTGACGATCCGGCCGGTGCTGGCCGTCGGCAGCTACGTGCCCAACCTGCCCTGGCCCTGGAGCCTGATCGACGTCGCGGCGCGGGTGCTGCTTCCCGTGTCGGCCACCGTCCGCGAGACGGTGAACTTGCGCAATGCCTCGGCGCAGTTGGTACGCGCGCCTGGAGTGCTGCCCGCCGACGGCACCCGTCGCGTCGTCGTGTACTTGCATGGTGGCGCGTTTCTGACGTGTGGGGCAAACTCTCACGGCAGGCTCGTCGAAGCCCTGTCGAAGTTTGCTGATTCGCCGGTGTTGGTGGTCAATTACCGGCTGTTGCCCAAGCACTCGGTCGGGATGGCGCTCAACGACTGCCACGACGCCTACCGCTGGCTGCGCGAGCGCGGGTACGAGCCGGACCAGATCGTGCTGGCCGGTGACTCCGCGGGCGGGTATCTCGCGCTCGCCTTGGCGCAACGCCTGCAGGAGGAGGGCGAGGAGCCGGCGGCGCTGGTAGCGATCTCGCCACTGCTGCAGCTAGCAAAGGAATGTAAGCAGGCGCATCCCAACATCAAGTCCGACGCGCTGTTCCCCGCGAAGGCGTTCGACGCGCTCGTCGAGTTGGTTGCTAGCGCGGCCGAAAAGAACAAAGTCGACGGCAAGCCCGAAGAGGTCTACGAGCCCTTGGAGCACATCAAGCCCGGCCTGCCCCGGACGCTGATCCACGTCTCCGGATCCGAGGTGTTGCTGCACGACGCGCAGTTGGCGGCGAGCAGGCTGGCGGCGGTCGGTGTGCCGGCCGAGGTGCGGGTCTGGCCCGGTCAGGTTCATGACTTCCAGCTGGCCGCGCCGCTGGTGCCGGAGGCGATCCGTTCCCTGCGCCAGATCGGGGAGTACATCCGCGAAGCCACCGGCTAG
- a CDS encoding Bax inhibitor-1/YccA family protein yields MRETSNPVFRSLPKQRGGYAQFGTGAAQTQGYQADPYVAPYQETRAARPLTIDDVVTKTGVTLAVLTTSAVVSYFLVAANVALAMPLTLVGALGGLGLVLVATFGRKQDSAPIVLSYAVLEGLFLGAISFVLANITVSSANAGVLIGEAILGTLGVFFGMLVVYKTGAIRVTPKFTRMVVAALFGVLALMLGNFVLAMFNVGGGEGLGLRSPGPLGIIFSLVCIGIAAFSFLIDFDAADQMIRAGAPEKAAWGIALGLTVTLVWLYIEILRLLSYLQND; encoded by the coding sequence GTGCGGGAGACAAGTAACCCGGTATTTCGCTCGCTGCCGAAACAGCGAGGCGGATACGCGCAATTCGGCACTGGCGCGGCCCAGACGCAGGGCTATCAAGCCGATCCCTATGTCGCTCCGTACCAGGAGACCCGGGCCGCCCGTCCGCTGACCATCGACGACGTCGTCACCAAGACCGGCGTGACGCTGGCCGTGCTGACGACTTCGGCCGTCGTCTCCTACTTCCTGGTGGCGGCGAACGTCGCGCTGGCCATGCCGCTGACCCTCGTGGGTGCGCTGGGCGGCCTGGGCCTGGTGCTGGTCGCGACCTTTGGCCGCAAGCAGGACAGCGCGCCGATCGTGCTGAGCTACGCCGTCCTCGAGGGACTGTTCCTCGGCGCCATCTCCTTCGTCCTGGCGAACATCACGGTGTCGTCCGCGAACGCCGGCGTGCTGATCGGTGAGGCCATCCTGGGTACGCTCGGCGTGTTCTTCGGAATGCTCGTCGTCTACAAGACCGGCGCTATCCGGGTCACGCCCAAGTTCACCCGCATGGTGGTCGCCGCGTTGTTCGGCGTGCTGGCCCTCATGCTCGGCAATTTCGTGCTGGCGATGTTCAACGTCGGCGGCGGCGAGGGCTTGGGCTTGCGTAGCCCCGGACCGCTGGGCATCATCTTCTCGCTGGTGTGCATCGGCATCGCGGCGTTCAGTTTCCTGATCGACTTCGACGCGGCCGACCAGATGATCCGCGCGGGGGCGCCGGAGAAGGCGGCATGGGGCATCGCCCTGGGCCTGACCGTGACCCTGGTCTGGCTGTACATCGAGATCCTGCGCCTGCTCAGTTACCTGCAAAACGACTAG
- a CDS encoding DUF4307 domain-containing protein, whose translation MTETPAPRPEARYGHSRLSRVSRRRLIIGLAVLVGAAGLVVAVVGYQRLGTGDVAGSLAGYRVIDDETASVTISVTRSDPSRPVDCIVRVRAMDGSETGRREVLVPPSGQATVQVTTTVKSFRPPVMADVYGCGTDVPSYLRPA comes from the coding sequence ATGACCGAAACTCCCGCTCCGCGCCCCGAGGCCCGCTACGGGCATTCGCGACTGTCGCGCGTGTCGCGGCGTCGCCTGATCATCGGGCTGGCCGTGCTGGTTGGCGCCGCCGGCCTCGTCGTCGCGGTCGTCGGCTACCAACGGCTCGGCACCGGCGACGTCGCGGGCTCGCTGGCCGGCTACCGGGTGATCGACGACGAGACGGCGTCGGTAACGATCAGCGTGACGCGATCCGACCCGTCGCGCCCGGTGGACTGCATCGTGCGGGTCCGGGCGATGGACGGCAGCGAGACGGGCAGACGGGAGGTGCTGGTCCCGCCGTCGGGCCAGGCCACGGTGCAGGTGACGACGACGGTGAAATCCTTCCGACCGCCGGTGATGGCCGATGTCTACGGCTGCGGCACCGACGTGCCCAGCTACCTGCGCCCGGCCTAA